From the Paraflavitalea soli genome, the window ACGTATAGTTGCCATCCTGGTACCGGTTGCCGCCGCCAACCGTAGAGATATAAGCAAAACGGCGACCGCCGATATTGCTGTTGCCCACCAGTCCATAAGAGTACCTCACTTTAAGGAAAGAGATGGCTTTATTCAATGGCTCAAAGAACGATTCTTCTGAGATCACCCAGCCAACTCCATACGAAGGGAAGAAGCCAAAGCGATTATTAGGAGCAAATGTTTCTGATCCATTGTAGCCAAAGTTCACCTCCGCCAGGTACTTGTTGTCCCAGCCATAAGTACCGCGGCCAGCAATGCCCATATACCGATAGGGAATAGAACTGATGAAATCACCGGCAAATGCATCTACCCTGTCACTCTGGTTATACAGGATGAGGCCCGTCACATTGTGCCTGCCAAAATTATTGTTGTAGTTCAAAGCCGCTTCTGTATAAAATTGCCGGCTTCCTCCATTCGTTCGGTTATAACCGAGGAAACTGGTGCCAATCGAAGTTTGGTCCAGCAATAACTTACCTGCTGTATCCCTTCCCCTGGCAAGGTACCCGTCTACTGACTTCGTGCGGCTGATCTTGTGTTCATTGTAGTTGTCGAAGGAGAACATCGCTGTAGCAGAAAGTCCTTTCAGCAGTGAACCCAGTTCCTGCGTTACCCGGATATTACTCCACAACTGGCTTTTGAACTCACTGACATACCCTGTTTGCGTTAACCGGCTATAGGGGTTGAATATATCTCCTGTACGCAGTTGCGAATACAGGCCATTGGAATAGACCGGCGGAATAAGGATGGGAGGCAGCAGGTAAGCCGACCCCCAGATATCGCCCACAGAACTGCCGGGAAAATTAGCATTGCTGATCCAGCCCGAAGCGCCAAAATCTACCTTGGTTGATTTCGTTACCTTCAGCGAAAGATTGGACGTGAAATTATAGCGCGTGAACTTGATGGCTGAATTGTAATTGGCCAGCTGGTCTGTCTTGTACAAGCCTTTCTCATCATAATAACCAATGGCCAGGTAATACTGCGCATTCTCCGAACCTCCACTGGCATTTACCCGCGCACGGCGGTTCTCCCCTGATTTTTTGAACAATACATCAAACCAGTTTACATCCGGGTAAAGATCGGGATCCACCTGGCTGGCTGTTTTGTCGATCCTTTCCTGCGTATATTTCGGCTGCGGGTCGTTGGGATTACTGTTGTGGTAGGCTTCATTGGCCATTTGCATATAAGTAATGCCGTCGGCAAACTTGGGTATCTTCGTAAACTGCGTTATACCCTGGTCATATTGTGCATTGATCAACGGTTTGCCCACCTTTCCTTTCTTAGTTTGGATGATCACAACTCCATTGGCCCCACGCACCCCATACACTGCCGTGGCAGATGCATCTTTAAGAATACTGAAGCTGGCAATATCTTCCGGGTCTACATTGGCAAAGTCCCTTTCCACCCCATCTACCAGCACCAATGGACTGCTGCTGGTAAAGGTGGAAATCCCCCGGATATAGATCTCGGCATTGTCATAACCCGGCTGGCCGCTTCTTTGTACGCCCACCACACCGGCAATACGGCCGGCCACCAGGTTCGTCATATTGGCCACCGGCTGTTTCAGGTCTTCTGCTTTTACCGTACTGATGGCACCAATCGTACTGATCTTCTTTTGCTGTCCATAGCCTACCACTACCACATCTTCCAGGCCCGTGACCTGTGCTTTCATTATTATATTGATCTCTTTGGTATTATTAACAGTTACCTCCTGGGTAGCATAACCTATAGTAGAAAAAATAAGCACCCCATTGCCATCAGGTAAGGTAATGCCGTAGCTGCCGTCTTTTTGAGTGGAAGTACTGGTGCTGCTGTTCTTTAATGAAACCGTTACCCCAAATAAAGGCACAGCTTTATCATCCGTTACTTTTCCGGTCACTTGTAAGGTTACCGACTGGCTCTTCTCCACTTTAGGCGTTACCAGGATCGTGCGGTTGTTGATGGCATAAGAGAAGGGCTGACGCTCAAAGCATTTTTTCAAGGCTTCTTCCAGCGTAGCATCTTTGAGGTGCACACTTACGTATTGCGCTTTACGCAATAGTTCCTCATCGTACAATACACTGTATCCCGTTTGCTGCCGGATGCTTGTCAGTGCTTCCGACAATGGGATATTACTTTTGTCGAGGGTGATTTTTTGGGCAAGCGAAGTGATGCTCGCCAGCATACATGCTGTAAGTAAGAAAGAGAATAATTTCATAGCAAGAATAGTTTTGTTTTGACATGGAGATTGCCTTCCACATCAGGATGCAGTTAGGTTGTAATGAAGTAGATAGTTGGTTTTTGAGATTAAGTAGTGAAAAATGGTCAGTTCATGAGTATCACCTTCCTGCCTTCAATCCTGTATTTGATCCCACCGGTTAGTTTCAGATTTTGGAGCAGTTCAGCAATATCTCTGTACCTGGATATATTTCCTCCGAATTGTTTGTTGATCGTTCCCCCCTCGTAAGCCACTTCTATATCATACCACCGTGCTGCCAGTTTCATCACGTTTTGTATGCTTTCATGGTGAAAGACAAACCAGCCGTTTTTCCAGGCAACCGTTTCTTCCACATTCACCTGTTTAACCAAAATACTTTCTTCCCCATCTTTCACCATCGCTTGTTGGCCGGGCGCCAATACCACCCTTTTGCCGGCATTTTGGATCGCTGCTTTGCCTTCTGCCAGCGTCACTTTAATGAATGGATCATCATTATAGGCATTTACGTTGAATGCAGTGCCCAGGTCCTCTACCAGCTGCCCTTTGGCAAATACCCGGAATGGCTGCGCCTCATTATGTACCACTTCAAAATAGGCCTGACCGGTAATTTCCACGCGACGTTCCTTGCCGGTAAAAGCAACAGGGTATGTAATGGAGGACGCAGCATCGAGGGTTACTGTTGTGCCATCAGAAAGGGTTAAGGTGTACTTTCCACCTCGGGGCGTCGTCAACGTATTGTACACAGGTGTTTTGTCCGTTGCCTGATCATTGGTGGTATTATAGGCGATGCTGCCTCCCCGTACTTGCTTCACCTCCGTATTGCTTTGCATCGCAATGTGCACATTGACCGAATCCGTCAGCACGATCTCCTGGCCATTCGCCAGTTTTAAGACCGCTTTATTACCACCTGGTTTGATAGTATTATTGTTGGATGGAATAACTCCCTGCTCAGTCTTGCTCAACTTGTCAGGCTTCCCATCCTTTAGTTTTGGGTAGAGGAAAAAGGCCAGTACTGCAAGGATCACCGAGGCAGCAGCCACCCGGTACATCCAGGTCATAGACCTTACCCTGGAAGGAGTAGGTATACGATTGCTAAAGTCCGCGTACAGATCGGCCGTCAATTTTTCTTTACCACCGCTTTCTTCCAGCCAGTGATCAATATGTCCCCTGCCTGGGTTGTTGGCATGAAACCAGTCATTGAGTTCTTCTTCCTCCGATGGACTGCACTGATGCTGCCGGTGTCGATCCAGTAAGTATTGTAAACGGTCTTGATCCATAGGCCTTTAACGGGTTTTGATGAGGGTACTTTTCACCGATGCACAGGTCCTTGTCCTAAATAAGACGTACAAGCCTTTGCCTCCCGTTACTCTGTACTACAATATATTTTTTTTAAGCGCCTGGTAACCCGTTTTATTGCAAAGGAAGCCTTCTTTGACCCATTGTTTTTAGAAAAATATCCTTAATATTGTTCTAAGCTATAACGATTAAGCTCATAAAGACCCATACTAACGATAGCGATATAGAATTGATCCGGCTTTGGCAGAAAGGCGACGAAGCGGCCTTTGAAAAGTTGTACTATCACTATGCCGTTGAACTACTTACAATTGCCGTACAAAAGACCAACGACCGTGAGATTGCCCGTGAATTGATACAAAACGTATTCGTGACTTTTTTCAATTACAAAGAGGCCGCCCATCAGATCGTATCATTGAAGGCATACCTCTATACCATACTTAAAAATCGTATCCTCGATCATTACAGGCACGAAGTGGTACATAAAAAATA encodes:
- a CDS encoding TonB-dependent receptor, with the translated sequence MKLFSFLLTACMLASITSLAQKITLDKSNIPLSEALTSIRQQTGYSVLYDEELLRKAQYVSVHLKDATLEEALKKCFERQPFSYAINNRTILVTPKVEKSQSVTLQVTGKVTDDKAVPLFGVTVSLKNSSTSTSTQKDGSYGITLPDGNGVLIFSTIGYATQEVTVNNTKEINIIMKAQVTGLEDVVVVGYGQQKKISTIGAISTVKAEDLKQPVANMTNLVAGRIAGVVGVQRSGQPGYDNAEIYIRGISTFTSSSPLVLVDGVERDFANVDPEDIASFSILKDASATAVYGVRGANGVVIIQTKKGKVGKPLINAQYDQGITQFTKIPKFADGITYMQMANEAYHNSNPNDPQPKYTQERIDKTASQVDPDLYPDVNWFDVLFKKSGENRRARVNASGGSENAQYYLAIGYYDEKGLYKTDQLANYNSAIKFTRYNFTSNLSLKVTKSTKVDFGASGWISNANFPGSSVGDIWGSAYLLPPILIPPVYSNGLYSQLRTGDIFNPYSRLTQTGYVSEFKSQLWSNIRVTQELGSLLKGLSATAMFSFDNYNEHKISRTKSVDGYLARGRDTAGKLLLDQTSIGTSFLGYNRTNGGSRQFYTEAALNYNNNFGRHNVTGLILYNQSDRVDAFAGDFISSIPYRYMGIAGRGTYGWDNKYLAEVNFGYNGSETFAPNNRFGFFPSYGVGWVISEESFFEPLNKAISFLKVRYSYGLVGNSNIGGRRFAYISTVGGGNRYQDGNYTYGANGTNQTINGLDIGDYAVDVSWEKAKKQNLGVEIKTWNNAVSLTVDVFREDRTAIFRQRGDVPNYVGVLALPYANLGEVHNRGIDATLDINKQLGGGWQIGFRGNFTWTRAKVIDDANAPWPYPWQQRIGRKFGQRFGYTDLGLFKDDKDVANSPYQTGTNKAGDIKYKDFNGDGKIDSYDAGPIGYGSFPEIVYGFGPTISWKGFAIAGWFKGISNVDISLNGDGLQPFSQGGERGNLLAQITDRWTPTNTNPRPLYPRLTYGNDNMNYANSTWWVKNGAFIRLQTVQVSYDLARTKWLKYVGMSNLSLYFIGYNLWTKSEFDMWDVELGDGKGAQYPLTKTFNFGIKCSFK
- a CDS encoding FecR family protein: MDQDRLQYLLDRHRQHQCSPSEEEELNDWFHANNPGRGHIDHWLEESGGKEKLTADLYADFSNRIPTPSRVRSMTWMYRVAAASVILAVLAFFLYPKLKDGKPDKLSKTEQGVIPSNNNTIKPGGNKAVLKLANGQEIVLTDSVNVHIAMQSNTEVKQVRGGSIAYNTTNDQATDKTPVYNTLTTPRGGKYTLTLSDGTTVTLDAASSITYPVAFTGKERRVEITGQAYFEVVHNEAQPFRVFAKGQLVEDLGTAFNVNAYNDDPFIKVTLAEGKAAIQNAGKRVVLAPGQQAMVKDGEESILVKQVNVEETVAWKNGWFVFHHESIQNVMKLAARWYDIEVAYEGGTINKQFGGNISRYRDIAELLQNLKLTGGIKYRIEGRKVILMN